The genomic segment tcaaagaaaataattcTTCAGGAACTGAAATTTGCAGTAAACAACACAAACTTTTATTCCAAGGACcaatatttgatagaaaattagCTGCAGAAATATATTGTCACTGTTGTGCAGTTGAAGCCTTGTTCAAAATGACTGAACGGAGACGATTTTTGTTCAACTTTCTCCGGCTACCCCTGCACGATCATAAGATAGTATGAGTTTAACTTCTATATACCGACAGTGCAAAAGAATTCGCCTAAATGATAAGTACTGATGTTCGTCCATAATAAGTGGGATTAGTTCTTGCATAGCTTAGATTCGCGATGAATTAGAACAGGCTGATTGATCTAGTACAAGGACGATGTATACGCAGTTGTTCAAAACAAGAAAGTTCTACTACTACGACAAGTTAGTATACTGTATTGTCGGTGTATGCAAGTTAAATCCACATTGCGATTTAGATCAAGGCGAACTAGAATAGGCTGATTGATCAAGTAGAAAGACGTATAGACAAAACATATTTCAACAGTTACGAGTTTCATCCATCTGCGATTACTTGGTAAAAGGTAGAGTCGACTCAGATTTTCCACGCGAACAAATTGAGCATCATAGGTCAATGTGAAACAGATGAAATATATTCTGCAAAGGTAGGAAGATCATACTTACCAGTACAGATTGTGTAACACGAAGGAGTCGATTTTAACTTTCTTTCCATCGTCATTTCTGTTCCAATGGTAGAGTGCGTGCGTTCTGTTCTGAATCTCTAGAGTAGAATGACCATAACTAGCTTCGCGGAAAGCAGAATAATCTGGTTGAGGATCTCTAAATCTGCAGAGATAAACAAATGAATATGATATCCTAGCGTAAAAAAGGGCAGTCCGGAGCACAAAGCATCCCGCGTTCATGCAGGGTCCGGGTAAGTGTTTCATCACGTTGGTGGTTTACTCTAATGCAAGGATCAATGGTTGATTCCACGGCTAGACAACTTTATCGTTGCTCCAAGTATCCTATTTCCCGAATACATATTTATAAAACCGTCATGCACTCTTTCGTTAATTTCATAATACATGGATCGAGTAAAGCAGCACACAATAGACCCTTGCGGTCCCCTTCCCCGGACCCtatgcatagcgggagctttagtgcattgggctgccctttttttatgGATAGAGCAAATTCATGTACTCGGGATGAACCTCGTTTATCAATCTAACGAGCGCTTTGTAATGTCACTGATTAACAATGTTCTGCTATAAGATGCAACTTACCTTACAGCAAGACCTTCTTGATTTCCTCCATCACCAACAGTTATGTAAACAGGCGCTGATTTATCCGGTACTGGATATGGATCACCACTCGAGATGTTAAAGCGTATATTTGATACGCGAtactggaaaagaaaaagaatttttttatcaaTGTCAACTTTAGAAGAAGGAAATGAAGGCATATCGTCAACTCCGGTAGCTCATAgttcaaataaatatatattcccTCCGTTTCagtttgtttgtcttactttccttttgattccgtttcaaaaagaatgtctctttccttttttggaaactcttcaattctaactttccacatggcaCAGGTATTTTGATTAAGACCAcgagattcaaaagtcttctttactttcttaaactctgtgccAAGTCGAAGCCAGACAAACAGATTGAAACAAAAGGAGTATCACATATAGATCGTTCATATGAGTAGAAAACCAGTACGATGAAATGAAGTGACTTACTGATCGTTCATAGGCGTGGACATGGCCAGCAAAGACCACATCAACTTTGTGTTCGACAAACCATGCTTCGAAGACAGATCGCAAACTTTCTCCCTCCATGAAATGAGCTACATTGCTGTTGTAGATAGGAACATGCATAAGGACTATAAGCCATGGAGTTTTCTTTCTGTCGACATTTTTAAATTCCTCTCGCAGCCACTTCCATTGCGGTGTGTATTTTACTGCATCATAAGAGACATAGAGATTAAGTACCTTCTCGACGTGTCTATAAACTTCGAAACAAGGGCCTTAAGGTTGTTGTTTCGCgtttaagaaaatcaagaagatCACTTTATTTGAGACTTGAAGAGGTTAGAACTAGGCGAAAATCATAAAATCGGTATTGTTGAAGAAGTGTTGTGTGACCGTCTCATGTACAAGCTTACGCTGTTAGATAGAGCACACTTTTATTTGCTTGATTATATCCTCTACACGCTCCCTTACGTGCAGGTCTAATTCTTTTTTCCCTCGTAGAccaaacatgtggaaattcatttTAATAATTAGTGGTcataattggtaaagttgttgtcatgtgactaggatgttacgggttcaagccttggaaacagcttCTGGTAGAAATGCAaagtaagactgcgtacaatagatCATTGTGAACGTGTGCTTTCCCCGACCCTgagcatagcgggagctttagtgcaccagacgACCCTTTTTAGTGGTCGGCTCTGATATCATTTTGAAGTGTGTGACCGTCTTATCTAAAATGTTAAATTGTTAGAGAGAATATGCTTTTATTTACGTCTCACATCGGCAAGGCAGTGAAAGGGGACTGAATAAATTACCAAAAGGAGAATAGGCCGATAGCACGATTATGTGAGCAGATGCCCTCCTAATGGAATACCAAAGCGGGCTAGTACTCTTTGAAGCTTGATACGGCGTTGGATATCTGTACAGATACGACTTGAACATAGTTACTTCATCCTGTGCACGATAAGAAAATCATTCAGTTTTCCGTAACATTGCTATAATTCGGCATATAGCAGGAAACAACACTTCGTTAAACATATGAAACTTGAGTTGTTTTTGCAGGACTTTACCATATACGGCATATATTCTATCTCATGATTTCCGGTATTCCAAATCCACGTTTGATATGCTGTACTTGGTTCAACAAAGCGGCCCCATGAATCCCAACGGACTCCAACATTATGATACTTATATCTGTCCGCGTAagatagatctcccacaaataaGACAGTCTTAGCTCCGCTATTCATGTAATGCTGAAGAGTCGAAAGAGAATCATATGTTTGTCCGAGATCTCCTGGAAAGAACGATGCATGAATACTAAATAAGAAACCCGCCACCATGATGTCTACATTTTCACTTCTCTATAAGATATGATTTTAGACGCGCATAAACTCACCTATGATGCCAAATTTGTACGAAGCATCTGGATCAACCTTTGGAGGAGTTTCGAACCAAAAGCTTCGCGCAGAATCACCATCTCCGATTTCATAGTAATACTTTGTGTCGTACTAAAACAGAGGTAAAAACAGCTTGTCAAACTAGACAGAAAATTGAGGATAGCATTCCAGACACATAACGGAACAATACTATAATGGCCGTATATACtatcagtggcggagccaggattttcatCAAGGGGTTCTTCATCTGCTATATATACAAAACTACAAAACATGGCGATTCTTTCATCTTCCAAAACTACAAAACGAAGCATTTTGATTACCTGAAGGCCATTGAGAAGGCACTTGTGTATATAGCCAGACTTGTAGGTGTAAAATGTGTAGTTTGTGAATGATCCCTTAGCCGTAAACTCGTATTTTCCCTCAGATAATCCATAACGTACTTCACTAGTCCCCGGTTTATCAGGCGTGACCCACGAGATCAGTACAGCCTTTCCGTCATAGTCACCCTGCGTTATATGCACCTATAGTAGAACGAATGAAGTCGTTAGCAATTTAGTACTTTAGCTCGAACAAACTGCAGTTTTTAACAGAACATTGCACTCGAAGATTATGAGTATAGTCATCGATATGACAATGTATTCcttccatttcaatttgtttgtccgGTTGCGACTTTCCactgagtttaagaaagtaaaaaagacttttgattcttaaaaaaaGACTTTTGATTCTTGTGATCTTAAAGATACGTAGAATGTACCAAAACGCTCATGCCATGCGGAAAGTTGAAATTAACGAGtatccaaaaaaggaaagagacgtTCTTTatgaaatggactaaaaaggaaagcaggacaaacaaattgaaatggagggagtatttcaTCATCACGTACACAGTTGTAACAGCCAACGAACCACTGGTGGTTGAACTCGAAAGGGCATCTGGTATGCCCTCAGGACTAAGCTTGGCCGAACCTCGTTATATTTtgctttttatttgttttgattatgtGATTGTGTGCTAGTTAAACCACGATCTTCCGCAACACTTACCATAGGCAAATCCCATATCAAAATTGTCTGTTTCATCGTAAATTCTGAGCTATGTAACTCCTGCTACTCGAATTGAATTATCTCAAGTTCGCGAATACATTCCACAGAAACACACTGCCTCAgagatactttaattttttacGAAAGATCAACTGAATATAGGTATATTAACTTACTTGCTGTGGAGCATTGTAACCTTTAGGAACTGCAAAGACTTCATTGTCAAGAGGAATATCGACAGTTGGAAACTCACCACGAGTAAATGAACTCGTTACACCAGCATTCCCGCTGTCTATAAATGTCACGAAAGCAAACAACGAGAACAAGAGATGAAGCAACATTGACTCCTCTTAAGTAACAATGTTTCTACGACACCAATTAGCGATATCACTGCATCCAAGAAGAAGTAGTATTAGACGCGGAAATTTGGGAGGTACCTTACgctaaagaagagaaaaaaaaccGGAGTATATGCTTAGGTGAACATATATCTATGTTTActaacaaaacataattgatcaGATTCGTGGATGTTCCTATGAATAAAACACTCACGATACTAGAACTCATGCCCTATCGAGCATATTAACTAACGAACAGAGAAGTGTTTACTGTGTCGCTTAAGTTATATAGGAATTCGTGAGATGAATACTCGTTTCCATCTCAGAAAGAACTGATAGATAGTAATAAGAACCGGAAATTTGGAAGGCAAACTATACACTAAAGGATAAAAAACACGAAGTATGCGCTTAGGTGAACATATATCTATGTCTGCTAACAAAGCATATTTGATCAAATTCGCGCACGTTCCTATGAGGAAACAACACTCGTGATACTAGAACTCATGCCTTATCGAGCATATTAACGGATCAATCTGATACATAACTCAGTTAACTAAACAACAGAAAAGTGTTTACTGTGTCACTTAAGTCTGATAAATGAATATTCGTTTCCATTTCAGAAAGAACCGATATAGTAATAAAAACCGGAAATTTGGAGGGCGAACTATAAAAACCAGAAATTTGGAGGGCGAACTATACACTAAAGGAAAAAAACACGAAGTATACGCTTAGGTGAACATATATCTATGTCTACTAACAAAGCATATTAGATCAAATTCGCGCACGATCCTATGAATAAAACACTCATGATACTAGAACTCATGCCCTATTGAGCATATATTGGAGTCTGATACATAGATCAGTTAACTAAAGAACAGAAAAACGTTTACTGAGTCGCTTTAGTCTGATACATGAATATACATTTCCATCTCAGAAAGAACCGATATAGTAATAATAAGAACCGGAAATTTGGAAGGCAAACTATAcattaaagaaggaaaaaaaacgAAGTATATGCTTAGGTGAACATATATCTATGTCTGCTAACAAAGCATAATTGATCAAATTCGCGCACGTTCTTATGAATAAAACACTCGTGATACTCGAACTCATGACCTAACGAACATGTTAATGGATCAAACTGATACATAACTCAGTTAACTAAAGAACAGAAAAGCGTTTACTGTGTCGCTTTAGTCTGATACATGAATATACATTTTCATCTCAGAAAGAACCGATATATAATAATAAGAACCGGAAATTTGGAAGGCAAACTATACACTAAAGGAAAAAACCACGAAGTATACACTTAGGTGAACATATATCTATGTCTGCTAACAAAGCATATTTGATCAAATTCGCGCACGTTCCTATGAGGAAACGCTCGTGATACTAGAACTCATGCCCTATCGAACATATAAACGGATCAATCTGATACATAACTCAGTTAACTAAAGAGTAGAAAAGCGTTTACTGTGTCACTTAAGTTATATACAATCACTTGATTCCTCAAACTACTCTGTACTCATCACCTGAATTATACTTCTCTCTgagctatgttgctcgaactctttaAAAACGTTGTTGCACCCGTATCAGATTCTCcgaaaatgcactatttttgaagtatttgatacgtacatatttttgaagagtccgagtaacATACCTCTGGATATTGAAATGACTAACAACAgaagataaaacaaaaaaagtGAAATGACATGCCTGCATGAAGGGCggatgttatttttctaagaGAAAATGTTCTAtttccaccttgaactatacgcgaAAATGCTGAGACACACTCCAatttaaagggggtcctattgcCCCTGGACAAATTAAAgtcgtatttttgacaaccttactgcctatgtggcacatacgtgaACGTTCAGTGTGCACCTCAGTGTGCTGGTACACgaatgtgccacataggcactaaggttgtcaaaaatatattttaattagtcCGGGTAATAGGActctcctaaagttcgggtgaGTCTCAACAATTTTGTATATAATTCAGGGTGGAAACTGagcattttctctttttcttatgaCATCTGAACTActaaccaaacactagaaaatgaTTTTCCACGGAAAATGAATTCCATCattataaaaatattgataacGTTATAAAAGTATGTAACACACCTTATTTATACTATCAATGTATATAGCTGAATTTGCATTGCAACAAcatgaaattgataaagaaaagTCCGTCGTTATTTATACTGTCGATGTATATAACTTAAACTCATGAAATTTGTATTAGAAAAAACatgaaaatgataaaagaaaagtaccttgaaaagttgaaattaatcACCAAGCTAGCTAGGGAAATGAAAATATTGGCAAACTATATatgtttttgtattgtttttaatattatttgcATTGCTTATTTGATGAATAAACTTTGAGTAtaagtaataataacaatattgatGAGTAAAGATAGCAGCATGATATGGCACAAGATTGGATCAAGATGTGTTGTCTTAGTCAATTATttgatggaaatctctttttttttttttttttttttttttcaaaaaggtctTTTTTCTCGGGGAAAATGCTCTATTTTCATAttgaactatacgcgaaaagGCTAAGACaaacccgaactttaggagggtcctattacccctggactaattaaaatcgtatttttgacaaatttagtgtcaacgtggcacacacgtgtgcctacgtggaaccttcagtgtgttgtgtcACATATGTGCCACGTAAACactaagattgtcaaaaatacGGGTTTAATTAGTCCAGAGGGGTAATAGTACCCTCTTAAAGTTCAGGTGTGTCTCAGCATTTTCGTGTATAGTTTAAGGTGGAAATAGAacattatctctt from the Capsicum annuum cultivar UCD-10X-F1 chromosome 9, UCD10Xv1.1, whole genome shotgun sequence genome contains:
- the LOC107840792 gene encoding bifunctional purple acid phosphatase 26 isoform X2, encoding MKQTILIWDLPMVHITQGDYDGKAVLISWVTPDKPGTSEVRYGLSEGKYEFTAKGSFTNYTFYTYKSGYIHKCLLNGLQYDTKYYYEIGDGDSARSFWFETPPKVDPDASYKFGIIGDLGQTYDSLSTLQHYMNSGAKTVLFVGDLSYADRYKYHNVGVRWDSWGRFVEPSTAYQTWIWNTGNHEIEYMPYMDEVTMFKSYLYRYPTPYQASKSTSPLWYSIRRASAHIIVLSAYSPFVKYTPQWKWLREEFKNVDRKKTPWLIVLMHVPIYNSNVAHFMEGESLRSVFEAWFVEHKVDVVFAGHVHAYERSYRVSNIRFNISSGDPYPVPDKSAPVYITVGDGGNQEGLAVRFRDPQPDYSAFREASYGHSTLEIQNRTHALYHWNRNDDGKKVKIDSFVLHNLYWGSRRKLNKNRLRSVILNKASTAQQ
- the LOC107840792 gene encoding bifunctional purple acid phosphatase 26 isoform X1, producing MLLHLLFSLFAFVTFIDSGNAGVTSSFTRGEFPTVDIPLDNEVFAVPKGYNAPQQVHITQGDYDGKAVLISWVTPDKPGTSEVRYGLSEGKYEFTAKGSFTNYTFYTYKSGYIHKCLLNGLQYDTKYYYEIGDGDSARSFWFETPPKVDPDASYKFGIIGDLGQTYDSLSTLQHYMNSGAKTVLFVGDLSYADRYKYHNVGVRWDSWGRFVEPSTAYQTWIWNTGNHEIEYMPYMDEVTMFKSYLYRYPTPYQASKSTSPLWYSIRRASAHIIVLSAYSPFVKYTPQWKWLREEFKNVDRKKTPWLIVLMHVPIYNSNVAHFMEGESLRSVFEAWFVEHKVDVVFAGHVHAYERSYRVSNIRFNISSGDPYPVPDKSAPVYITVGDGGNQEGLAVRFRDPQPDYSAFREASYGHSTLEIQNRTHALYHWNRNDDGKKVKIDSFVLHNLYWGSRRKLNKNRLRSVILNKASTAQQ